From the Huiozyma naganishii CBS 8797 chromosome 2, complete genome genome, one window contains:
- the SMC6 gene encoding DNA repair protein SMC6 (similar to Saccharomyces cerevisiae SMC6 (YLR383W); ancestral locus Anc_4.237), with protein MSSVAAVEVTSARGGTDSQKRSYEGADEELLGFAARETQDSRGHARKKRRRTYNAMTQYSQTDTSIGGLPTHIVQSFPAGYIKKVVLKNFMCHEHFEMDLGPKLNFIVGNNGSGKSAILTAITVGLGAKAAETNRGNSLKDLIKEGCHRAKIAITLENESYGAYQPDVFGSEIIIERTIKRDGTATFSLRTETRNVISTKRKDVLTIVDYFSVPISNPMCFLSQDAARSFLTASTPHDKYLHFMKGTLLQEINDNLDRAKLICETSQNNMVLHYSNLKTLKHDYEDSKRLVKELNQTSNLTERKLLLQGKSLWLDIEHNEKSVSTLQEKIDEVKGKIREVDGKIEGKHQKIERFKTDAEQVTSTIEAKLEEITEIESKHQEVREKLRVVRNKFEIEKSNEKQAQESIKKCEENIRNLDVSIKRLEDELQREMGGDKEQMRQELNELEAKQEQLLSKSRDILPALETLESNDKALENERASAISEVQRIITERTAELQNISKGMDSFLSNFDPNIEMLLKTINHNKHRFRELPIGPLGNYISVKDEFKEWLRPIQRYLSSSLSSFVVTNAADNKLLRQIIKQCRLRTNIPIVTYKFSNFNFENGKPQGPHTTVLDVLSFKDPKISRLLVDLNKIEKVVLIKNKDEARNYLRSGPRNVTMALALRDENSGFQLVGGYRLDTVSYQMKLRLKAGSSGDGNASYIKELIHQEEHRLSQVRNNFEEKIKGLQTDLRKMHMKHRDVNNELKLVKQKIRGLRINLDKEVDTGVLTSKKDERENQLRAIESYKLGIKELEKTIASLADDAQPLKNLYDEGKRSLMKAKDELSEFKERASKRESKIEKLTDEIKYYEGKKLDMLETITGIEQNITSLSDGLKKQVESAKRFCTLEQSNSEELPNDQEEIKKELDRISKSIQRVENQIGFSQDKVLELYDKSRSKYKEGQNKYLAVHQALELLQESIEKRWQNFHHLRHVTCLEADLDFRSSIRVRGFAGNLVFVEDTKSLEIHIVTANDEEARDVDTLSGGEKSFSQMALLLATWKPMRSRIIALDEFDVFMDQVNRKIGTALIVKKLKNESRTQTIIITPQDIGKITEIDSTGVKIHKMKDPQRQNNSNNTDGRQ; from the coding sequence ATGAGTTCGGTGGCTGCAGTAGAGGTTACCTCTGCACGTGGAGGGACAGATTCTCAGAAGAGATCGTATGAGGGCGCTGATGAGGAGTTGCTTGGGTTTGCCGCACGTGAAACGCAGGATTCGCGTGGGCACGCGCgaaagaagagaaggagGACGTACAATGCGATGACGCAATACAGTCAGACAGATACCTCTATCGGTGGTCTCCCGACTCATATTGTACAGAGTTTCCCCGCTGGGTACATCAAGAAAGTTGTTCTTAAGAACTTTATGTGCCATGAACATTTCGAGATGGATCTGGGGCCGAAGTTGAATTTCATAGTCGGTAACAACGGAAGTGGTAAGAGTGCCATTCTAACAGCTATTACAGTAGGGCTTGGTGCCAAGGCGGCGGAGACCAATCGGGggaactctttgaaagatttgatCAAGGAAGGCTGCCATAGGGCTAAGATTGCCATCACTCTAGAGAATGAGTCGTATGGTGCGTATCAACCAGACGTTTTTGGCTCAGAGATTATAATAGAAAGGACCATCAAAAGGGATGGGACGGCTACTTTTTCTCTAAGGACAGAGACGCGTAACGTTATCAGCACGAAAAGGAAGGATGTTCTTACGATAGTGGACTACTTCTCCGTTCCAATAAGTAATCCGATGTGTTTCCTTTCCCAGGACGCTGCTAGGTCATTCTTGACCGCGAGCACCCCGCACGACAAGTATCTCCACTTCATGAAGGGTACTTTACTTCAAGAGATTAACGATAACCTCGACCGCGCTAAATTGATCTGCGAGACTTCGCAGAATAATATGGTGCTGCATTACTCAAACttgaagactttgaaaCACGACTACGAGGACTCGAAAAGGCTGGTTAAAGAATTGAATCAGACCTCCAACTTAACGGAAAGGAAACTGCTGTTACAGGGCAAATCGTTGTGGTTGGATATCGAGCATAACGAGAAATCTGTCTCTACATTGCAAGAGAAGATTGATGAAGTGAAGGGGAAAATTAGAGAGGTTGATGGGAAAATTGAGGGTAAACATCAGAAAATCGAAAGGTTCAAAACTGACGCCGAACAGGTAACAAGCACAATTGAAGCCAAATTGGAGGAGATTACCGAAATTGAATCAAAACATCAGGAAGTAAGGGAGAAACTGAGAGTGGTAAGAaacaaatttgaaattgaaaaatctAACGAAAAGCAAGCACAAGAAAGTATCAAGAAATGTGAGGAAAACATTAGGAATTTGGATGTCTCGATCAAAAGACTGGAGGACGAACTACAGAGAGAAATGGGTGGTGATAAAGAACAAATGAGGCAAGAGCTGAACGAATTGGAGGCGAAGCAGGAACAACTTCTCTCAAAAAGCAGGGATATACTTCCCGCCCTTGAGACTCTCGAGAGTAACGATAAAGCCCTTGAAAACGAGCGAGCATCAGCAATTTCTGAAGTTCAGCGCATAATAACAGAACGTACCGCAGAATTACAGAATATCTCCAAAGGTATGGATAGTTTCTTGAGCAACTTTGACCCAAATATCGAAATGTTGCTAAAGACAATTAACCATAATAAACATAGATTCCGGGAATTACCAATCGGGCCGCTTGGTAACTACATTTCTGTTAAGGACGAATTCAAAGAGTGGCTGCGTCCCATTCAAAGATATTTGTCATCTTCACTATCCTCCTTCGTCGTGACAAACGCGGCAGACAATAAATTACTTCGCCAAATCATTAAACAGTGTAGGCTAAGGACAAATATTCCAATTGTCACTTATAAgttcagcaacttcaacttCGAAAACGGTAAGCCACAGGGTCCCCACACCACTGTACTGGATGTATTGTCTTTTAAAGATCccaaaatttcaagactGCTTGTAGATCTGAACAAGATTGAAAAGGTTGTATTAATAAAAAACAAAGATGAAGCAAGAAACTATTTGAGGTCTGGTCCCAGAAATGTAACTATGGCGTTGGCCTTGAGAGATGAAAATAGTGGGTTTCAATTGGTTGGAGGTTACCGGTTAGATACTGTTTCATATCAAATGAAGCTAAGACTTAAAGCTGGTTCCTCAGGCGACGGCAACGCTTCTTACATAAAAGAGCTAattcatcaagaagaacatAGACTGTCACAGGTAAGGAATAACTTCGAAGAGAAAATCAAGGGACTTCAAACAGATTTAAGAAAAATGCACATGAAGCACAGAGATGTTAACAACGAATTGAAGCTTGTAAAGCAGAAAATAAGGGGGTTGAGGATTAATCTTGATAAAGAAGTAGACACAGGTGTTTTGACCTCGAAAAAGGACGAGAGGGAAAATCAATTGAGAGCAATCGAAAGTTACAAGCTTGGGATAAAAGAGTTGGAAAAGACCATAGCATCGCTAGCAGATGATGCACAGCCACTAAAAAATTTATACGATGAGGGCAAAAGATCTCTCATGAAGGCAAAGGATGAATTATcagaattcaaagagagagCAAGCAAGCGTGAGTCGAAAATTGAAAAGCTCACCGACGAAATCAAATACTACGAGGGAAAAAAGCTGGACATGCTAGAGACAATTACCGGGATTGAGCAGAATATAACTTCGCTAAGTGATGGATTGAAAAAACAAGTGGAAAGCGCAAAAAGATTTTGTACTTTGGAGCAATCCAACTCTGAAGAGCTGCCAAACGATCAGGAggaaatcaaaaaagagCTAGACAGAATATCAAAATCAATACAGCGGGTGGAGAATCAAATTGGGTTTTCACAGGACAAGGTTTTGGAACTATACGACAAAAGTAGATCCAAATACAAGGAGGGCCAGAATAAGTACCTGGCTGTCCATCAGGCTTTGGAACTGCTACAAGAATCCATAGAAAAACGTTGGCAAAATTTCCACCATTTAAGACACGTAACTTGTCTAGAAGCAGATCTTGACTTCAGATCCTCGATCAGGGTTAGAGGTTTTGCAGGGAATCTTGTATTTGTCGAAGATACCAAAAGCTTGGAAATACATATAGTGACGGcaaatgatgaagaggcAAGAGATGTGGATACTCTGTCTGGTGGAGAAAAGTCATTTTCTCAAATGGCACTTCTGCTAGCTACATGGAAGCCGATGCGTTCACGGATTATCGCCCTAGATGAATTTGATGTTTTCATGGATCAGGTGAACAGGAAGATAGGTACCGCGTTGATTGTTAAGAAACTAAAAAATGAAAGTAGGACTCAGACGATTATTATTACCCCTCAAGATATTGGTAAGATTACAGAAATTGATAGTACTGGGGTGAAAA